One window of the Natrinema sp. CBA1119 genome contains the following:
- the lonB gene encoding ATP-dependent protease LonB encodes MSNDTNVDDPPEDAPDAAPEEDQPAEQPERQGDQSPLEEDGDRRHDVDDPIDEFESSSDEEEGDDIETVDDLGSTVEVDPGVEVDEEIAEDDLLGGLKIDSTEDIEVPDRLVDQVIGQDEARDIIIKAAKQRRHVMMIGSPGTGKSMLAKAMSQLLPKEDLQDVLVYHNPDDGNEPKVRTVPAGKGEQIIDAHKEEARKRNQMRSILMWIIIAVVLGYAILAGGQLLLGILAAGIIWLIFRYTSRGSDAMVPNMIVNNGEQRVAPFEDATGAHAGALLGDVRHDPFQSGGMETPSHDRVEPGSIHKSNKGVLFVDEINTLDIRTQQKLMTAIQEGEFAITGQSERSSGAMVQTEPVPCDFIMVAAGNLDAMENMHPALRNRIKGYGYEVYMDDTIEDTPEMRRKYARFIAQEVERDGRLPHFTDEAVEEVILEAKRRSGRKNHLTLLFRSLGGLVRVAGDIARAEDRDFTTRDDVLQAKARSRSIEQQLADDYIERRKDYELQVNDGGVEGRVNGLAVMGEDSGIMLPVMAEIAPAQGGGQVIATGQLKEMAEESVQNVSAIIKKFSDVDLSEKDIHIQFVQAGQQGVDGDSASITVATAVISALENIPVDQSVAMTGSLSVRGDVLPVGGVTHKIEAAAKAGCTKIIIPEANEQDVMIEDEYKEMVEIIPCSNISEVLDVALMGEPKKDSLVDRLKSITGTAFDQGTVGSAGGSNPSPQ; translated from the coding sequence ATGAGTAACGATACGAACGTTGACGACCCTCCCGAAGACGCCCCCGACGCTGCTCCCGAGGAGGACCAGCCTGCGGAGCAGCCCGAGCGTCAGGGAGATCAGTCGCCGCTCGAGGAGGACGGCGACCGTCGTCACGACGTCGACGATCCGATCGACGAGTTCGAGTCGTCGTCCGACGAGGAGGAGGGAGACGATATCGAGACCGTCGACGATCTGGGGAGTACGGTCGAGGTCGATCCCGGCGTCGAGGTCGACGAGGAGATCGCCGAGGACGATCTGCTGGGCGGTCTGAAGATCGACTCGACGGAGGACATCGAAGTCCCCGATCGACTCGTCGATCAGGTCATCGGTCAGGACGAAGCACGAGATATAATTATCAAAGCGGCGAAGCAACGCCGCCACGTCATGATGATCGGCTCGCCGGGGACCGGCAAATCGATGCTGGCGAAGGCGATGAGCCAACTGTTGCCCAAGGAGGATCTCCAGGACGTCTTAGTCTACCACAATCCGGACGACGGCAACGAGCCGAAGGTCCGAACCGTCCCTGCGGGGAAGGGCGAACAGATCATCGACGCTCACAAGGAGGAAGCCCGAAAGCGCAACCAGATGCGCTCGATCCTGATGTGGATCATCATCGCGGTCGTCCTCGGTTACGCGATCTTGGCGGGCGGGCAGCTCCTGCTTGGCATCCTCGCAGCGGGGATCATCTGGCTGATCTTCCGCTACACCTCTCGGGGCAGCGACGCGATGGTGCCGAACATGATCGTCAACAACGGCGAGCAGCGCGTCGCCCCCTTCGAGGACGCGACCGGTGCCCACGCCGGCGCGCTGCTGGGCGACGTCCGCCACGACCCGTTCCAGTCCGGCGGCATGGAGACGCCGTCTCACGACCGCGTCGAACCCGGTTCGATCCACAAGTCCAACAAGGGCGTGCTGTTCGTCGACGAGATCAACACGCTCGACATCCGGACTCAGCAGAAGCTGATGACGGCGATCCAGGAAGGCGAGTTCGCGATCACGGGCCAGTCCGAGCGCTCCTCGGGCGCGATGGTCCAGACCGAACCCGTCCCCTGTGACTTCATCATGGTCGCCGCGGGGAACCTCGACGCCATGGAGAATATGCACCCCGCGCTCCGCAACCGGATCAAGGGGTACGGCTACGAGGTCTACATGGACGACACCATCGAGGACACCCCCGAAATGCGGCGCAAATACGCCCGCTTCATCGCCCAGGAGGTCGAACGCGACGGCCGCCTCCCCCACTTCACCGACGAAGCGGTCGAAGAGGTCATCCTCGAGGCGAAACGCCGTTCGGGTCGGAAGAATCACTTAACGCTGCTGTTCCGCAGCCTCGGTGGCCTGGTCCGCGTCGCGGGCGACATCGCCCGCGCCGAGGATCGGGATTTCACCACCCGCGACGACGTCTTGCAGGCCAAAGCCCGCTCGCGCTCGATCGAGCAACAGCTCGCCGACGACTACATCGAGCGCCGCAAGGACTACGAGCTACAGGTCAACGACGGCGGTGTCGAGGGCCGCGTCAACGGCCTCGCCGTCATGGGTGAGGACTCCGGTATCATGCTCCCCGTCATGGCCGAGATCGCGCCCGCGCAGGGCGGCGGTCAGGTGATCGCGACCGGCCAGCTCAAGGAGATGGCCGAGGAGTCGGTCCAAAACGTCTCCGCGATCATCAAGAAGTTCTCCGACGTCGATCTCTCGGAGAAGGACATCCACATCCAGTTCGTCCAGGCCGGGCAACAGGGTGTCGACGGCGACTCTGCCTCCATCACGGTGGCGACCGCCGTCATCAGTGCCCTCGAGAACATCCCAGTCGACCAGTCGGTCGCGATGACCGGCTCGCTGTCCGTGCGCGGCGACGTGTTGCCGGTCGGCGGAGTCACCCACAAGATCGAGGCCGCCGCGAAGGCCGGCTGCACCAAGATCATCATTCCCGAAGCGAACGAGCAGGACGTGATGATCGAAGACGAGTACAAGGAGATGGTCGAGATCATCCCCTGTTCGAACATCAGCGAAGTCCTCGACGTCGCCCTCATGGGCGAACCGAAGAAGGACTCGCTGGTCGACCGGCTGAAGTCGATCACCGGCACTGCGTTCGATCAGGGCACCGTCGGCTCCGCCGGCGGCTCGAACCCGAGCCCACAGTAA
- a CDS encoding nicotinamide-nucleotide adenylyltransferase, protein MTRGFYIGRFQPFHNGHRSMVEEIANDVDELVLGIGSADDSHTVRNPFTAGERIMMITKSLVDFDIVTYAVPIEDLERNSVWVSHVQSMSPDFDVAYSNNPLVIQLFREADIEIRQSPMFNRDVLEGSEVRERMITGGDWESLVPEAVIEVVGEMDGIERIQMVSDSDSNGD, encoded by the coding sequence ATGACCCGGGGGTTTTACATCGGTCGCTTTCAGCCGTTTCACAACGGCCACCGGAGCATGGTCGAGGAGATCGCGAACGACGTCGACGAGCTCGTCCTCGGGATCGGGAGCGCCGACGATTCCCACACGGTCCGGAACCCGTTTACCGCCGGCGAGCGGATCATGATGATCACGAAGTCGCTGGTCGACTTCGATATCGTGACCTACGCCGTTCCGATCGAGGATCTGGAACGGAACTCGGTGTGGGTGAGTCACGTCCAAAGCATGAGTCCCGACTTCGACGTGGCCTACTCGAACAACCCGCTCGTCATTCAGCTCTTTCGGGAGGCCGACATCGAGATCCGCCAGTCGCCGATGTTCAACCGCGACGTACTCGAGGGATCCGAGGTCCGCGAGCGAATGATAACGGGCGGCGACTGGGAGTCGCTCGTCCCCGAAGCCGTCATCGAGGTCGTCGGCGAGATGGACGGCATCGAGCGGATCCAGATGGTCAGCGACTCGGACTCGAACGGCGACTGA
- the thsA gene encoding thermosome subunit alpha gives MFIMSEDSQRTQGRDAQSSNIMAGKAVAESVRTTLGPRGMDKMLVDSGGDVVITNDGATILNEMDIEHPAAQMIVEVADSQEEEVGDGTTTAAVLAGNLLGEAEDLIEQDVHATTIVEGYHEASEIALEAIAEQVNEADVDDEILRQVAESCMTGKGTGGLTAESLAETVVEAIRHVDTDEGVARDNITVHTQVGASSNATELVPGIIVDEEPVHDGMPTEIEDASIAILDVELGVRTGDVDAEYAIDSIDQLNAAIDAEEGELEGYAETVAESGADVVFTTEDVNDRVANSLANEGILVFEGLGDSDARQVASATGARRVGDLEDLEDADFGSADRIHTERFGDDDLAFVEGGAAAETVTVFVRGGTEHIVDELERAIGDALDVVATALESGEVVPGAGATEIAIADKIREEAAGIEGRKQLAVTAFADAVDIIPRTLAANTGRDPIDVLVDLRAGHESEGRAGLITSGDEVTIDDPFEYGVIDPADVKREAVESATEAATMIARIDDVIAAE, from the coding sequence ATGTTCATTATGAGCGAGGATAGTCAGCGAACGCAGGGCCGGGACGCGCAATCGTCCAACATCATGGCCGGCAAGGCCGTGGCCGAGTCGGTACGGACGACGCTCGGGCCCCGCGGTATGGACAAGATGCTCGTCGATTCCGGCGGGGACGTCGTCATCACAAACGACGGCGCGACCATTCTCAACGAGATGGATATCGAGCACCCCGCGGCCCAGATGATCGTCGAAGTCGCCGACTCCCAGGAGGAGGAAGTCGGTGACGGGACGACGACCGCCGCGGTGCTCGCCGGCAACCTGCTCGGCGAGGCCGAGGACCTCATCGAGCAGGACGTCCACGCGACGACCATCGTCGAGGGCTACCACGAAGCCAGCGAGATCGCCCTCGAGGCGATCGCCGAGCAGGTCAACGAGGCCGACGTCGACGACGAAATCCTCCGGCAGGTCGCCGAATCGTGCATGACCGGCAAGGGAACCGGCGGTCTCACGGCCGAATCGCTGGCCGAGACGGTCGTCGAAGCGATCCGTCACGTGGACACCGACGAGGGCGTCGCACGCGACAACATCACCGTCCACACGCAGGTCGGTGCCTCCTCGAACGCGACCGAACTCGTCCCCGGCATCATCGTCGACGAGGAACCGGTCCACGACGGGATGCCTACCGAGATCGAGGACGCGTCGATCGCGATTCTGGACGTCGAACTCGGCGTCCGCACGGGCGACGTCGATGCCGAGTACGCCATCGACTCGATCGACCAGCTCAACGCCGCCATCGACGCCGAGGAAGGCGAACTCGAGGGCTACGCCGAGACCGTCGCCGAGAGCGGGGCGGACGTCGTCTTCACCACCGAAGACGTCAACGACCGCGTCGCCAACTCCCTCGCCAACGAGGGCATTCTCGTCTTCGAGGGCCTCGGCGACAGCGACGCCCGACAGGTCGCCTCCGCGACCGGCGCTCGCCGCGTCGGCGACCTCGAGGACCTCGAGGACGCCGACTTCGGCTCCGCCGACCGGATCCACACCGAGCGCTTCGGTGACGACGATCTCGCGTTCGTCGAGGGCGGTGCGGCCGCCGAGACGGTCACCGTCTTCGTCCGCGGCGGGACCGAACACATCGTCGACGAACTCGAGCGAGCCATCGGTGACGCGCTCGATGTCGTCGCAACGGCGCTGGAATCCGGCGAAGTCGTTCCCGGTGCAGGCGCAACCGAGATTGCGATCGCGGACAAGATCCGCGAGGAAGCCGCCGGCATCGAGGGCCGCAAGCAACTCGCCGTGACGGCCTTCGCCGACGCGGTCGACATCATCCCCCGGACGCTCGCGGCTAACACCGGCCGCGATCCCATCGACGTGCTCGTGGATCTCCGTGCGGGCCACGAGTCCGAAGGTCGAGCCGGTCTGATCACCAGCGGTGACGAGGTTACGATCGACGATCCCTTCGAGTACGGCGTCATCGACCCCGCCGACGTCAAGCGCGAAGCCGTCGAGAGCGCAACCGAAGCCGCGACGATGATCGCCCGGATCGACGACGTCATCGCCGCCGAATAA
- a CDS encoding Rieske 2Fe-2S domain-containing protein: MDAGRITALSDVPDDSTVCFRVTDESGEKREAILVTNGVAATDGGERAEDTTDDESVACWLNYCQHLTHIKLDKGSGAPMRDGELICANHGAYFEADSGHCTYGPCEGAYLTDLAVTVSEGDVYLTDEDYEFVGLGPIESDDLDRASSSNVEF; encoded by the coding sequence ATGGACGCAGGACGGATCACGGCGCTGTCGGACGTGCCCGACGATTCGACGGTTTGCTTTCGCGTGACCGACGAGTCGGGCGAGAAACGGGAAGCGATTCTCGTCACGAACGGCGTCGCAGCGACGGACGGCGGGGAACGCGCCGAGGACACGACGGACGACGAGTCGGTCGCCTGCTGGCTGAACTACTGCCAACACCTCACCCACATCAAACTGGATAAGGGGTCGGGCGCGCCGATGCGAGACGGCGAACTCATCTGTGCGAACCACGGCGCGTACTTCGAGGCCGACTCCGGCCACTGTACCTACGGTCCCTGCGAAGGCGCCTATCTCACTGACCTCGCAGTTACCGTCTCCGAGGGCGACGTCTACCTGACCGACGAGGACTACGAGTTCGTCGGTCTCGGCCCGATAGAAAGCGACGACCTCGACCGGGCCTCGAGTTCGAACGTCGAGTTCTAG
- a CDS encoding transcriptional regulator has product MREADETTRQKLADALREEPATPSELAVRLDLTPHAIVRHVEHVSKSVDGTDEQLLVAPPTCRDCGFDDYDDLLNLPSRCPDCKSESIDEPTFTIE; this is encoded by the coding sequence ATGCGCGAGGCCGACGAAACGACGCGGCAGAAACTCGCCGACGCGCTCCGCGAGGAGCCGGCGACGCCAAGCGAGCTGGCCGTTCGACTCGATCTGACGCCGCACGCGATAGTCCGTCACGTCGAACACGTCTCGAAGTCGGTCGACGGAACGGACGAGCAACTGCTCGTCGCGCCGCCGACGTGTCGAGACTGCGGGTTCGATGACTACGACGACCTCCTGAACCTGCCCTCGCGGTGTCCCGACTGCAAGAGCGAGTCCATCGACGAGCCGACGTTCACGATCGAGTGA
- a CDS encoding sugar phosphate nucleotidyltransferase, which yields MKAVVLAGGYATRMWPITKHRPKMFLPIGESTVIDRIFAELEADDRIDEVYVSTNERFAPDFEAHLADSEFDKPRLSVEETTEEDDKFGVVGALAQLIDRENVDDDLLVIAGDNLISFAVSDFLDYFEDHDAPTLAAYDVGSREKAKSYGLVELEGDRVVDFQEKPDDPKSTLVSIACYAFPRQSLDLLPTYLEDGNNPDEPGWFVQWLQNREATYAYTFEGAWYDIGTPESYLDAVSWHLDGESLVADSVTLEDTSIGENVHVMGDATLEGTSLEHTVIFPNATVRNGDIRRSIIDQGTHLEDLDLAGALIGAHTTITNGAEQ from the coding sequence ATGAAGGCCGTCGTCCTTGCAGGCGGGTACGCGACGCGAATGTGGCCGATTACCAAACATCGGCCGAAGATGTTCCTTCCGATCGGCGAGTCGACTGTCATCGATCGCATCTTCGCTGAACTCGAGGCGGACGACCGGATCGACGAGGTCTACGTCAGCACGAACGAGCGCTTCGCCCCCGACTTCGAGGCTCACCTCGCTGACAGCGAGTTCGACAAGCCCCGACTCTCGGTCGAGGAGACGACCGAGGAAGACGACAAGTTCGGCGTCGTCGGGGCGCTCGCGCAACTGATCGACCGCGAGAACGTCGACGACGATCTCCTGGTCATCGCCGGCGACAATCTGATCAGCTTTGCGGTCTCTGACTTCCTCGATTACTTCGAGGACCACGACGCCCCCACCCTCGCCGCCTACGATGTCGGCTCCCGCGAGAAGGCGAAATCCTACGGCCTGGTCGAGCTCGAGGGGGACCGCGTCGTCGACTTTCAGGAGAAACCCGACGATCCCAAGAGCACACTCGTCTCGATCGCCTGCTACGCGTTCCCCCGCCAGTCGCTGGATCTGCTCCCGACCTACCTCGAGGACGGCAACAACCCCGACGAGCCGGGTTGGTTCGTCCAGTGGCTGCAGAATCGCGAGGCCACCTACGCCTACACCTTCGAGGGCGCGTGGTACGACATCGGCACCCCCGAGAGCTATCTCGATGCCGTCTCCTGGCACCTCGACGGCGAGTCGCTCGTGGCCGACTCGGTGACGCTCGAGGACACCTCGATCGGCGAGAACGTCCACGTCATGGGCGACGCCACGCTCGAGGGAACGTCCCTCGAACACACGGTGATCTTCCCGAACGCGACGGTTCGGAACGGCGACATCCGCCGCTCGATCATCGATCAGGGGACCCACCTCGAGGACCTCGACCTCGCCGGGGCGCTCATCGGCGCGCACACGACGATCACGAACGGCGCGGAGCAATAA
- a CDS encoding S-adenosyl-l-methionine hydroxide adenosyltransferase family protein, translating to MITLSSDFGTPYPAAMKGVILQRTDARLVDVAHDFPRQDVRTAAFWLREVLPYFPPATHLVVVDPGVGTDRNALVVRAGDHALVGPDNGVLLPAARRLAGEEGLETALIDEREIGPVEPTTPADSTADSSERASTTRSTTFHGRDVFAPAAAAVHDAEIDSLGSLECLESGTWAVDLELPAAELEGGRAIGEVLVVDGFGNVITNVPGSSLDGRDRILANGQSVPVGVTFAAVPAGERLATVGSHGYVELDVNRGRGDDAFGLEPGDRVVLEPTENDSD from the coding sequence ATGATCACGCTCTCGTCGGACTTCGGCACGCCGTACCCCGCGGCGATGAAAGGAGTGATACTGCAGCGAACGGACGCCAGACTGGTCGACGTGGCCCACGATTTCCCCCGGCAGGACGTTCGAACGGCGGCCTTCTGGCTCCGAGAGGTATTGCCGTATTTTCCGCCCGCGACCCACCTCGTCGTCGTCGATCCGGGCGTCGGTACCGATCGGAACGCGCTGGTCGTTCGCGCCGGCGACCACGCGCTCGTCGGGCCGGACAACGGCGTCTTGCTTCCCGCCGCTCGGCGACTCGCCGGCGAGGAGGGACTCGAGACCGCGCTGATCGACGAACGGGAGATCGGCCCCGTCGAACCGACGACGCCGGCGGACTCGACGGCCGACTCGAGCGAACGGGCGTCGACAACCCGGAGTACTACGTTCCACGGACGGGACGTCTTCGCCCCCGCCGCCGCCGCGGTTCACGACGCCGAAATCGACTCGCTCGGTTCGCTCGAGTGCCTCGAGTCCGGCACTTGGGCCGTCGACCTCGAACTTCCGGCGGCCGAACTCGAGGGCGGGCGAGCGATCGGCGAGGTGCTGGTGGTCGACGGGTTCGGGAACGTCATCACGAACGTTCCCGGATCGTCTCTCGACGGGCGAGACCGGATCCTGGCGAACGGCCAGTCCGTCCCGGTCGGAGTGACGTTCGCGGCCGTCCCCGCCGGAGAGCGATTGGCGACCGTCGGCAGCCACGGCTACGTCGAACTCGATGTCAATCGAGGCCGCGGCGACGACGCATTCGGTCTCGAGCCCGGCGATCGAGTCGTCCTCGAGCCGACCGAGAATGACAGCGACTGA
- a CDS encoding CPBP family intramembrane glutamic endopeptidase, giving the protein MPQWATFVGITGVVLVLLLVLSHLTQSAFTDGEPDASDGPGASADGTTTSSHRPLESSSEFDGNPAATDRDSTRNARSADGPATATPRPNGSTAGVSDESAAGVSDESAAGVSDESTDGIESDDSSAYREATIEGDERRPTERGVDPGSLSTGMVLANVAFSQGLFALVLLGAAVYTAIPASALGIEFSLAYLERGLLLGAAAGVVFYLANELAAAAATRFGFDHDEALRELLSPDSIGGWLILLLGVLPIIAVFEEFLFRAALIGVPAAGFGLSPWLLAVGSSIAFALGHGMQGSVGVVVTGLLGFVLAAVYIVTGSLLVVVVAHYLINALEFVVHEGFGLEWAETLES; this is encoded by the coding sequence ATGCCGCAGTGGGCGACGTTCGTCGGCATTACGGGCGTCGTCCTCGTATTATTGCTCGTTTTATCGCATCTCACCCAATCCGCGTTCACCGACGGTGAACCCGACGCCAGCGACGGCCCCGGAGCGTCGGCTGACGGGACGACCACCTCGAGTCACCGACCCCTCGAGTCGTCGTCCGAGTTCGACGGCAACCCGGCGGCGACGGATCGAGATTCGACCCGGAACGCACGGTCCGCCGACGGCCCCGCTACCGCCACTCCACGACCGAACGGAAGCACTGCCGGGGTATCCGACGAGAGTGCTGCTGGCGTGTCCGACGAGAGCGCTGCTGGCGTGTCCGACGAGAGCACCGACGGAATCGAATCCGACGACTCGAGTGCATACCGCGAGGCCACCATCGAGGGAGACGAGCGCCGGCCGACCGAGCGCGGCGTCGATCCGGGCTCGCTGTCGACCGGAATGGTCCTCGCGAACGTCGCCTTCTCCCAGGGGCTGTTCGCGCTCGTCCTGCTCGGTGCGGCGGTCTATACGGCGATTCCGGCGTCGGCGCTGGGTATCGAGTTCTCCCTCGCATACCTCGAGAGGGGGCTGCTCCTGGGAGCGGCCGCCGGAGTCGTCTTTTACCTCGCGAACGAACTCGCCGCGGCGGCCGCGACGCGGTTCGGGTTCGACCACGACGAGGCGCTTCGAGAACTGCTCTCGCCCGACTCGATCGGCGGCTGGCTCATCCTCCTGCTGGGCGTCCTGCCGATCATCGCCGTCTTCGAGGAGTTCCTCTTCCGGGCGGCGCTGATCGGCGTCCCCGCCGCCGGCTTCGGTCTCTCGCCGTGGTTGCTCGCGGTCGGCTCCTCGATCGCGTTCGCGCTCGGCCACGGCATGCAGGGCTCGGTCGGCGTCGTCGTCACCGGCCTTCTCGGATTCGTGCTCGCGGCCGTCTACATCGTCACCGGGAGCCTGCTGGTGGTCGTCGTCGCTCACTACCTGATCAACGCCCTCGAGTTCGTCGTCCACGAGGGGTTCGGCCTCGAGTGGGCCGAGACCCTCGAAAGCTAA
- a CDS encoding HalOD1 output domain-containing protein has product MSGTAPRENLRPIGTTSDRTVYYDEDRGTYHTWCEDGAYEPVSTALLMTVSSVLGVEPHDLEALSECIEPDALNALFIHWRGDEPRVGDGSISFTFSQCSVTVRSDGEIVIDPTRQQGTPAGD; this is encoded by the coding sequence ATGTCCGGAACTGCTCCGAGAGAGAACCTGCGGCCGATCGGAACGACGAGCGATCGGACCGTCTACTACGACGAGGATCGGGGCACCTACCACACGTGGTGTGAAGACGGCGCGTACGAGCCGGTGAGTACCGCCCTGCTCATGACCGTCTCGTCGGTCCTCGGCGTCGAACCCCACGACCTCGAGGCGCTCTCGGAGTGCATCGAGCCGGACGCGTTGAACGCGCTATTCATCCACTGGCGTGGCGACGAGCCCCGCGTCGGTGACGGCTCTATCTCCTTTACGTTCTCGCAATGTTCCGTGACCGTGCGTTCGGACGGAGAGATCGTTATCGACCCGACGCGACAGCAGGGTACACCGGCGGGCGACTGA
- a CDS encoding glycerate kinase encodes MIADRDRLASTAAREVALECLEAGIEAGHPRTVVRNAVSLEGETLRIADATYDLGEYEEIVVLGGGNAAAHVAVALETILGDRIDGGVVVTDDPVETERVAVREGDHPVPSERGVDGTRDVLEAADAATDSTLVLAAITGGGSALMPAPAGDVSLEALRTTTDALLASGADIGEINAVRKHLSALKGGRLARCAAPATVASVVLSDVVGNDLSVIASGLVAPDASTFDDALAVLERYGIDAPEAVVGHLERGAAGERAETPGPDDPVFETVSNHVVADGMTVLEAARDAAADRGYEPLVLSSRVRGEARDAATTHIAIAEKARATGTPVSPPAVLLSGGETTVTVRGDGTGGPNQEFATSAALELEDGGDANENEGGITIAAVDTDGIDGATDAAGAVVDETTVEDPDTAREALAENDVYPYLESRDGLILTGPTGTNLNDLRVLVVG; translated from the coding sequence GTGATCGCAGACCGGGATCGTCTCGCGTCGACCGCGGCTCGCGAGGTCGCGCTCGAGTGTCTCGAGGCCGGGATCGAGGCCGGCCATCCGCGAACGGTTGTCCGCAACGCCGTCTCGCTCGAGGGGGAGACCCTCCGCATCGCGGACGCAACCTACGACCTCGGCGAGTACGAGGAGATTGTCGTCCTCGGCGGCGGCAACGCTGCGGCACACGTCGCCGTGGCGCTCGAGACGATTCTGGGCGATCGGATCGACGGCGGCGTGGTCGTCACGGACGACCCGGTGGAAACCGAGCGCGTCGCGGTTCGCGAGGGGGACCATCCCGTCCCGAGCGAGCGCGGCGTCGACGGGACGCGGGACGTGCTCGAGGCGGCCGACGCGGCGACCGACTCGACCCTCGTGCTGGCGGCGATCACCGGCGGTGGAAGCGCGCTCATGCCCGCGCCCGCGGGAGACGTCTCGCTCGAGGCCCTCCGGACGACCACCGACGCCCTGCTCGCGAGCGGGGCCGACATCGGCGAGATCAACGCGGTCCGCAAGCACCTCTCGGCGCTGAAGGGCGGGCGGCTGGCTCGCTGCGCCGCGCCCGCGACGGTCGCCTCGGTAGTCCTGAGCGACGTCGTCGGGAACGACCTGAGCGTGATCGCGAGCGGTCTCGTCGCGCCCGACGCGTCGACGTTCGACGACGCGCTCGCGGTCCTCGAGCGCTACGGAATCGACGCGCCCGAGGCCGTTGTCGGTCACCTCGAGCGCGGCGCGGCCGGCGAGAGAGCCGAAACGCCGGGTCCCGACGACCCCGTCTTCGAAACCGTCTCGAATCACGTCGTCGCCGACGGGATGACGGTGCTCGAAGCGGCCCGAGACGCGGCGGCCGATCGGGGCTACGAACCGCTCGTACTCTCCTCGCGCGTTCGCGGCGAAGCCCGCGACGCCGCGACGACCCACATCGCGATCGCGGAGAAAGCGCGGGCCACCGGCACACCCGTCTCACCGCCGGCCGTGCTCCTCTCCGGCGGCGAGACGACGGTGACGGTCCGGGGCGACGGGACGGGCGGTCCGAACCAGGAGTTCGCGACGAGCGCGGCGCTCGAACTCGAAGACGGCGGAGATGCGAACGAAAACGAGGGGGGAATCACGATCGCCGCGGTCGACACCGACGGGATCGACGGCGCGACCGACGCGGCCGGCGCAGTGGTCGACGAGACGACGGTCGAAGACCCCGATACAGCGCGCGAGGCCCTCGCCGAGAACGACGTGTACCCGTACCTCGAGTCACGGGACGGGTTGATTCTCACGGGGCCGACCGGGACGAACCTGAACGATCTGCGGGTGCTGGTCGTCGGCTAG
- a CDS encoding amidohydrolase family protein, whose amino-acid sequence MLELEHGFRVVDVATRLPAADGSGGPRSRTITADRLEREMHQAGITGSIVYPPSRSGTSYIAPNNGVARRSVDRPFVAVARINGSQTPGRNATGRLRNAVSRREDRHTSPSDIEKYAYDDRFHGFVLDPAIDDYPDDDVLAALEDVDLPVIVRGGVDAPPETLAETLLERSFPVVVGRFGGHPLNRSLMDEMIDLLDEYDDCYLETSFVRYREQLERALREHPDRVFFGSGAPACHPNVAVMEILTLDVSEDLLRRAFSKNACRVIDALTVDAEPWN is encoded by the coding sequence ATGCTGGAGCTGGAACACGGGTTTCGCGTCGTCGACGTCGCGACGCGGCTGCCGGCGGCCGACGGCAGCGGGGGGCCCCGGAGCCGAACGATCACGGCCGATCGACTCGAGCGGGAGATGCACCAGGCGGGGATCACCGGATCGATCGTCTACCCCCCGTCGCGATCGGGGACGAGCTACATCGCGCCGAACAATGGCGTCGCCAGGCGCAGCGTCGACCGACCGTTCGTGGCCGTCGCCCGGATCAACGGCTCCCAGACGCCGGGCCGGAACGCGACCGGTCGACTCCGCAACGCCGTCAGTCGTCGCGAGGACCGTCACACGTCGCCGAGTGACATCGAGAAGTACGCGTACGACGACCGCTTTCACGGGTTCGTCCTCGACCCCGCTATCGACGACTATCCCGACGACGACGTCCTCGCGGCGCTCGAGGACGTCGACCTCCCGGTGATCGTCCGCGGCGGCGTCGACGCACCCCCCGAAACGCTCGCCGAGACCCTCCTCGAGCGCTCGTTCCCCGTCGTCGTCGGCCGCTTCGGCGGCCACCCTCTGAACCGCTCGCTGATGGACGAGATGATCGACCTGCTCGACGAGTACGACGACTGCTACCTCGAGACGAGTTTCGTCCGGTATCGCGAGCAACTCGAGCGCGCGCTCCGCGAGCACCCCGACCGGGTGTTCTTCGGAAGCGGCGCGCCCGCCTGCCACCCCAACGTCGCCGTCATGGAGATCCTCACCCTCGACGTCTCGGAGGATCTGCTGCGCCGTGCGTTCTCGAAGAACGCCTGTCGCGTGATCGACGCGCTCACGGTGGACGCGGAGCCCTGGAACTGA